Sequence from the Equus quagga isolate Etosha38 unplaced genomic scaffold, UCLA_HA_Equagga_1.0 201315_RagTag, whole genome shotgun sequence genome:
TCCAGCTCAGACTTAATGaatcagaattttcattttaacaagatcttaAGGATATTTGTATACTCATTAAACTCTGCAAACATTTAATTACTGTTATGAATACATAGCAGTATGTCATGAGTGAGATGATGAAGAAACCTTGTCTTTGTCCTGCTAGcaggcaaaatgaaagaaaatttgagtTCCAGAGAAAATAGGAAGTTGTCCCAGAAAATCATGGTCCAatataaattaaacagaaatttgaCATACATATGGGCAATTGAATCAGTGTAAAAGGAAGCAGTCAATTTTACTTTAAGGAATGAATGCCTCCTTTTATAGAGATATGCATTTAGTGATATAGAATAGGTGATTCCTTTTCCTGGTCACACCATGTGTTCAAGATTCTGtgtagaataatttttatttaatcatatttCCATCGAACTTTATTTGCTTTAAAGTTCAAACAACGGAAACATGAATATGTAATACTTAATCATAGCTGCAAGGCcatatgtacatttatttatcttattcagGGTAATATTATGCTCTAGGTGACTATTGTTGagggtagaaaaagaagagaagggaagtatAAGGACATTTCTTGCCTGCACCCTATTTAGCATtgaatagaatataaaattaatcaagaaaaaaaagagaatgtttatatttattgaaaaatattataaagataataaaataattaaaagggaGATGGTAAACATATCATTTAGACCTGATTTATTCTAGTGTGGTAAGTCTCCTGGGAATTTCTAGTCCTCCCACCTTGGATCACACTGCTCATGTGATTGTACTATGTCCAAGCCCTAAGGGTCTCTGGCAGCAGGGCTGAGTTACATGCTGGGCTCCTTATAGAAGGCAAGGTCCGGGAGCCACCTACATATACACTTGGCTGGGCAGAGAGTGGAAAGAGCAGCTCTCCCTCTGTAGGGAGCCAGGTAAGAGGTTAGGACCAGAAAGAGCAGACCAAGAACAGGGACTGTTGAGAGCTAACCTGGATGCCAAGGGATAGAGCCTGGGAGGAcaaggggtggggaggcaggtaCTTAGAGGCAAAGGACAGTAAATCAGAGGGGAAAGAGTAGAGATATTGGGAAGAGGGGTTCAGAGTGACAGGCTGAAGCTGAAGGTGGTGGGAATTGTGAGAAATCGTCGAGAAGTTTGTAAAGAAACGTTTCTTTCCAGGAGAAGATATTAAAATCAGTCATGTCAAGGAAATGGAACAAATTGTTGTGATTCTGTGTGGCTCAAATTTGACACTGATTGTATATTTTACTGTTGCTTCAGTCAGCTTTTAAATTTGACAGATTTCTGTATCCCCATTTGCTAGAAATTCAGATCTTTGAGTTTCTTCACTTGGCATCAGATCAACCTTTTTATAGGATCCTTGGTAGTCTGAGCTTTCTAATAGCTCTCAATAGAGATCATTTGTCTTTAGAAAGAAGTGCTTCAACAAACACATCTTGGCACTTGACCATTACAGAACCAGCAGGAAAGAGACAGAccaggtatatttttaaagtccaaGGTTTACAAATGAAGAATCTTAGGAAAGATTTATCAACGTCCTGCCTCCTGCCAATGTTGGAGCAGGGACTTCtactttcatctttattattttcctgggCCAGAGAATTACATTCCAATGTCCACCATTTCCTTCATGACCCAAACCCCGGGACACAGAAATCTATTTAGTGTTATTGCCCCTTTCCCAACTCCCTCTCCCTCTATCACACTACAGACCATCACCAAAGAAGCAGCAGGCACATAATCTAGTTTAGGGCCGTTGCAGCAGCATTCTTTGGTCTTGGCCTTCTAATGTATATATACAGTGCTGCCCTTTGTAGTTTACACATGTCTTTTGCAATCAGTTGTATTTAAGTTTGATGCAGGCAGTGTTCTGTATCAATATTTTACTTAATGGCTTTAATTTCATCTTATTTAAGAAAGCACTCCCTAAAAAAGTCACAAatgtatttcacttatttattctaatattactatagctttttttgccttgaaattcttaatgcaAATACAGAGATGTGTAAAATAGggtcctttttatatttttacaaatcatCAGTCAACTGACCAAACATCATTTATCACATATCAGTTCTTTTTCTAGTGATATAAGATTCCGTTGCCATCATATTCTTTAAcatcatttatacattttttaaaaatagtattatcttctcaggatatatatttttaaacattatctaTTACATTTTGTTAATTACAATAGCTTTATATTACATTTTGACATATCACTTTGACTAATCACTGTCATTTTCAATATTATAGTAAACAGATTTGCACATTTATAGTACCTAATACATTTTAGGATCCATCTGTCACTATCCATTAAAAACTAATGTGTGTTATTGATTGATAAGGCTTTGAATTTAGGAGTGTTAACGGGAGAATTCACATCTTTTCACTATTGAATATTCATTCCTATCTTCAGGAAAGGATTAAAGGACTTTCTCTATGTTCTTCAGTAAATTTTCACAGACCATCCCTAACTTGCCAAATGCaaacttttattatattaatatattgtatAGTTTTGTGTCTATTGTAAATAAgtccttatttttataaaatttcttcagTGGTTATTTTCTGTGAACAGGAAAAGCCATTAATTTGTGATCTTGGTCTTTTATTTGGTCACTTTGGTAGATTGTATTAATAGAGTTTCCAGTctgttcttttggatttttaggttaaaaaaccAACTAAATCCTAAATGAAGACAGTGTTATTTCTTTCCAAAGGTAACAGtatctgcttttatttccttgtcttttttcattttctaagactCTGTTCTATGAAATGTTGAATAGTAGTTGTGTTAGCAGATGTCCTTATTTCATCAACAATTTCAATAGAAATGCTTTTAATAGGTCACCAGTGAATATGTTTGCTCCAGGTTTCTGAAAGATACCTTTCAtttgggaatttattttcttcctaaattttaaaaattttgtcatgAATTGCcattcaattttctgattttttcctcatTGCTTGAAAAAAATCATGCTTTGCCTCCTTTAATCTGTTACTGTATTCATACCATTGATAGATTTCTTATGCTGAatgactttttcatttataagaCACGGTCTACTGTATCAAAATACAATATTCTTTAAGAGCACAGTTGCATCTGGCTTGCTAAAAGTTATTTACAATGTTTGTTTATCTCATCACAAATTATTAGATGAAtaacttttcatcttcttttttcctctggttaCAAAACTCATGCTCATTTGTTTGAGAGACATATGTACTCTCTGAAATCTTTTCCCAGTCTTACTGAGGTTTAACTGACATGCATCACTGTGGAAGTTTTAGGTGTACCTTCTGTCTTTTTATATGCTCTAGAATAGGACTGCTCAACATCAGTTCtcctgacattttgggctggataattcttttttgtcttttgcatttttGGACTTATGCCTTCTGGCATCCACCTACTAGATGCCAATAGTACTCGCTCCCCAATTGTGACACCACAACTGCCTCCAGGCATTGCCAATTgtccctggggggcaaaattccctctcttctgctctattaaaattcataaaatgtaaaaatacttcagtttttttcactttttttgattCTTGGTGGAGTTTTTCCTGTCACTGACATTTCTTCTctgctggatttgatttgttgGGCTAGTTTGGTGACTGGCGCTatcctaaaaaattattcattttatatctgttgCCAAATATAGTGTTGTACATACTATTCCAAtctatttaaagttttatttatctagctatatttttgttttctttcttacttctcATGCAATTAATCATGCTTTGTCTATGATTTTCTTGGccacttttgaaaaaagtttacgtattttctttttaaataattaggtTTGGGTGTATTGTTAactcattcatttctgctttttgtctgtgttaattgctttttttgacatttattcaaatattttcatagtaTCTTATATtagaaacataaacaaaatattctagCTCCTTGTTTTCTAATAAATGCATATTCTTCAGGCTGTACATTGCACTCCAATGTCTTGCCCCACAGGTTTTGGTACATGCATTTCTCAATTTATTCACTTCAAAAGATTCtttttctcaattatatttttatgacatagagaagatgcttaataaatggatGGGGCTATTGCTTTGGACCCTTGttattatatatctataataAATGATTACTATTTTTAGGTTAATTTAATAGTCCAGATTATGCACTATGAATATCTGAAagagattattttgttgtttaaataaaGAGGTGGTGGAAGTAAAAAGAGATATAGTAGAGGCTGAAGAGAAAACACTTGGTAATTGGGAGTGGTAGttatttgaaagataaaagaCTACAGTGTAATTCTCAGAGTTCTGATTTAGATaactggttaatttttttttgtgaaaattataaGATTTATACAGAATATTTAGGAGTAAGAACAATTATAGAGAAAAATGATCAATTTGATTTTGAACATGCTAAATTTGATATACTGATTAGAAATCCAAATGGCAATGTCCAGCAGGAAGTTCTATCTTTGGGAACCAGGAAACTAGAGTTGGctttcagatatttatttaaaatttctgtttaaataagtgaaagatgAAGCTGCAAAAATTGGTACAATAATCTTTTAGACATGAGAATGGGCAAAGAGCGGATTCGTGAAGAATACCATAGCTAAGGTTCTCGGTgcaaaaaaaagtcagagaaaaaaattgctcagtggtgggagaaaaatattagagCCTAATGCCATCCAATACATGGGGAGAGAAGATTTCCAGGAAGAAAGTATCATCAGCATAATACGTAAGTGGTGGATAAATAAGATGTTACTAAAGGAGTCAATTGAATTTGGCAGTTCTATTTTGGTGCTATTTTCCATAGTAGGTGTATCCTTGACATCTGATTTTCTGGATCCTTTGTACACAGAGACTATTAATGATGAGATAGATTCCTTTCCTGAGAAGCCTAAAGAACTTTATATCTGCAGAATTTATATGGAATTCACATCTGAAACTTAGGACTCCACTCCAAAGATGCCACATTGACCATAATGTGTCTCTGTAAGCACACATCTGAGAAACTTTTGTCAGGGATGTTCATCAGACTTGTTTGGAGATTTGTTCTATGCATTCCTCAGCCTTATCGAATGAAGATATCGGGGTCATATTTGCAGGTTTCAACTCTAGCTCTTCTACTGCCTCACTGCATAATTTGGggcaaattaatcactttaaacaTGTTTCCACATGAATATATTAGGAATAAcaattttttattcttgattGGATAGTCATGATTAATGGATGAGATTATGAGTATGAAGATCATTGCATCTGGCACATGGTATGTGTTCAAGAAATGTTGGCTGTTACGGTTCCTTGTGTTTTAGCAGTAGCCTCTGTGacaatttatcaaaatgtaaTGCTTACTGCTCTGTGTTACAATAATGGCAAGATTTGTCTTtctgcctgccttctccctccctccctcccttccttccttccttgcttcctttcatccttccttctgtccttccttttttccctcctttctcccttcctgctgtctttcttttcttccttccttcctaccttctttccttccttccttccttcctcactccctccttccctccctccctccctcttcactctctcccaatttctctctttatttcttttctccatctttgttaTATAATATATGGTTTCCCTCAACAATTAGACAGTCCTTTATAAAGACAATCTTGCGtgattatttaattttgagtcttagtttcctcaaatGCAAAGCACATAGAGACCTATGTACCTCCTAGCATTGGTGTATGGAAACAATTACATAATGCTATAAATGTCAATAAGACAGGCAACTCTCAACAAATGGGAGTGATACCTATTTCTTGTAGGGTGGTTCTTTAGACCACCTTGTCATCACATATATAAACAGTACACTTGTGTGTCTTGAGGATGTCTTTGGTATCCTGGATATATCCCGGGAAAACCTAATAATGTCCATATTTCAAATGTGACTTGATTTTTCAGGGCTTTATTCTGGGatcaaaaatttatttccaaaattagtAAAATCCAGATTTCTCATCATATTGTTTAGGTATTATATTGGGGACTCTATAGTCAAAGATGATTTAATTGTGATGTTTGTCGTCACCAAAGATATTACAGATCTAGGAAAAATTTAACGTGGAATTAATCAGGGAATTCTCTCTTctcaagaaatgagaaatgttgagaggtggagaaaagaagCTTGCAGCtctagaaaattcagaaaatactaaAGTTCTTGGAGATTCAGCAATAGTAATACAGTGTATCTCAGGGTGCCAGAAAGATATTCTCAGTGATAAGCTATGTATTCAGTGTCTGTCGTATTTAATTATTCACATATCTCTTTCTTCTCAGTCCCTCATTATGTTGGTCCTCAATAACACCAATGCCCAGCCTCTGACCTTCCTCTTGACGGGTATCCAAGGCCTGAAAGAAGCCTTGGTCTGGATCTCCATCCCTTTATGTCTTCTGTATATTATCGCACTCTCTGGGAACAGCATGATCCTGTTTGTGATTCTCCGTGAGCAGAGCCTCCATGAGcccatgtattattttctttctatgcttTCAGCCACAGATCTGAGCTTGTCTCTGTGCACACTTTCCACTACCCTTGGGGTCTTCTGGTTTGAAGCCCGAGAGATCACCTTAAATGCCTGCATTGCCCAAATGTTCTTTCTCCATGGATTTACTTTCATGGAGTCTGGGGTTCTCCTGGCCATGGCCTTTGATCGTTTTGTGGCTATTTGTGACCCACTGAGATACACCACCATCCTCACCAGTGCCAGGATCGCCCAGATTGGGGTGAGCATGTTGATAAGGGATGTTGCTGTGATGTTACCAGTTGTGCTCTTTGTCAAGAGGCTATCCTTCTGCAGGTCTATG
This genomic interval carries:
- the LOC124233397 gene encoding olfactory receptor 51F2, with translation MLVLNNTNAQPLTFLLTGIQGLKEALVWISIPLCLLYIIALSGNSMILFVILREQSLHEPMYYFLSMLSATDLSLSLCTLSTTLGVFWFEAREITLNACIAQMFFLHGFTFMESGVLLAMAFDRFVAICDPLRYTTILTSARIAQIGVSMLIRDVAVMLPVVLFVKRLSFCRSMVLSHSYCYHVDLIQLSCTDNRINSILGLIALFSTTGFDCPCILLSYVLIIRSVLSIASSEGRQKAFNTCISHVSAVAIFYIPLISLSLVHRYGHSAPPFVHTIMANVFLLIPPVLNPIIYSVKTKQIRKA